The Rhizoctonia solani chromosome 4, complete sequence genome contains a region encoding:
- a CDS encoding C2H2 zinc finger — MPASDPPFIPPSDPFIIESSSQLICPRLPDSVIHYPPEDEDDILKPYIGVFRLDPFTTHDGVRGRPVPAPLRAAHTLRTLGHPDGGSASELSPPALDISEGPVTVPGRRHGSVTDAFRTSARTHHSYPMHHDHSKFDPHDHPFTRMNRTPDPQPTVLQPSTTSAYPPSLAYWADRTASRSESMYAPDPTLEASQDSSNGYQYAYSVLNASGSDGYQTTQAPSYSYSHSQGHSYSDCAPYSREATTLPFPRSDVSTRHQHTLFSTPAQMSIASRQDGVNRLANCDPSPGPLPCSDGNIGPADEHSLGYSGLGYIQHHLPIGSCVVDGTQVHDGDCRGFLPTQNDARHRDIKLQPSSPHQAQLDLVCRPPLPAPYGSYSREAQFQPTPRDDDQAISREYEQYGRGYDPSEGHIYHQQTPGTYTRDSPHSYGSDSNAFDRRTSISFDRPISRTGVLDHSAPGTYSYPEAGTLNLTDSARFHRPISRSFSHSNLSPVSSPLARRTSLDVIDAPGTVTPMRIFDSPVAVRSLTLSPTPSTTSSLVDRRDNTRPSRRFAPFMPGEMSQVGGGSKEHRCDVCNRRFNRPSTLVTHMNTHTGEKPHICPIPNCGSRFSVSSNLKRHVKNHKSPGSQPRGRKKRNVARKEDAPKPQSRALQDARMYNPVPREFARNAQLQGLVFTSSLQDAQGSRHAPFGLMDAQVMRIMKNAIPSSTLKKRISRLHITRSW; from the exons ATGCCTGCATCTGATCCACCTTTTATTCCACCGTCTGACCCATTCATAATCGAATCTTCTTCTCAGCTCATTTGTCCTCGCTTGCCTGACTCTGTCATTCATTATCCCCccgaagacgaggatgatATCCTCAAGCCATATATTGGCGTATTCCGCCTCGATCCATTTACGACTCACGATGGTGTCCGTGGGCGTCCGGTTCCTGCGCCACTACGCGCCGCCCACACCCTCAGGACACTCGGCCA TCCCGATGGTGGCTCCGCCTCGGAGCTGTCGCCTCCAGCTCTTGATATCTCCGAGGGGCCAGTTACGGTACCTGGACGGCGACACGGCTCAGTCACCGACGCTTTCAGAACATCCGCGCG TACGCATCACTCGTACCCGATGCATCACGACCATTCCAAATTCGACCCTCACGATCACCCCTTTACACGAATGAACCGCACTCCTGATCCCCAGCCAACCGTACTCCAGCCGTCAACGACATCGGCCTACCCTCCTTCGCTTGCCTATTGGGCAGATCGTACCGCATCTAGGTCCGAGTCCATGTATGCGCCCGATCCCACTTTGGAAGCAAGCCAAGACTCGTCCAATGGATATCAGTATGCGTATAGTGTCTTAAATGCTTCAGGAAGCGATGGCTATCAAACAACCCAAGCCCCCTCCTATTCCTATTCCCATTCCCAGGGTCACTCATATAGCGACTGTGCCCCCTACTCACGAGAGGCAACCACATTGCCATTTCCGAGGAGCGATGTATCAACACGACATCAGCATACCCTCTTTTCAACCCCAGCGCAAATGTCGATCGCTTCCCGCCAAGATGGGGTTAACCGTCTAGCCAACTGTGATCCAAGCCCAGGTCCTTTGCCATGCTCAGATGGAAATATCGGCCCGGCCGATGAACACTCACTTGGGTACAGTGGCCTAGGATATATCCAGCACCACTTGCCGATAGGCAGTTGTGTGGTTGATGGAACTCAGGTTCACGACGGTGATTGCCGTGGCTTCCTTCCCACTCAGAATGATGCCCGACATAGGGATATCAAACTCCAACCGTCTTCTCCTCATCAGGCACAGCTCGATTTGGTGTGTCGACCTCCGCTTCCCGCCCCATACGGTTCGTATTCGCGCGAAGCACAATTTCAGCCAACCCCGCGAGACGACGATCAAGCCATTTCTCGGGAATATGAACAATACGGCCGTGGGTACGATCCATCCGAAGGACACATCTATCATCAGCAAACCCCTGGGACATACACTCGTGATTCGCCACATAGTTATGGCTCTGATTCCAACGCCTTTGATAGGCGCACATCCATATCCTTCGACCGCCCGATCTCACGTACTGGCGTCTTGGACCACTCGGCTCCTGGGACATACAGCTACCCTGAGGCGGGCACTTTGAACTTGACAGATTCGGCTCGGTTCCATCGCCCTATCTCCCGCTCTTTCAGTCATTCTAATTTATCGCCTGTGTCCAGTCCGCTCGCCAGGCGGACTTCTCTTGATGTTATTGACGCTCCTGGCACGGTCACCCCTATGCGTATTTTTGATTCTCCTGTTGCGGTCAGGTCTTTGACCCTCTCCCCTACTCCTTCAACCACTTCGAGCTTGGTAGATCGGCGCGATAATACTCGACCCTCTCGTCGATTCGCGCCGTTTATGCCTGGCGAGATGAGTCAAGTTGGAGGAGGTAGCAAGGAGCACCGGTGTGAT GTATGCAATAGGCGGTTCAATCGTCCTTCGACACTCGTCACACACATGAATACACACACGGGCGAGAAAC CGCACATATGCCCAATCCCGAATTGTGGTAGTCGATTTAGCGTGTCTTCCAATCTCAAGCGCCACGTAAAGAATCACAAATCTCCGGGATCACAACCTCGCGGACGCAAGAAACGTAACGTCGCTCGCAAAGAAGATGCTCCCAAGCCACAGTCTCGCGCGCTTCAAGACGCAAGAATGtacaaccctgtgccccgaGAGTTTGCGCGGAATGCGCAACTTCAAGGTCTTGTCTTCACGTCCTCCCTACAAGATGCCCAAGGAAGTCGCCACGCT CCGTTCGGCCTCATGGATGCCCAGGTGATGAGAATTATGAAGAACGCGATTCCTTCTTCTACGCTCAAGAAGCGGATCAGCCGACTCCATATCACCCGCTCATGGTAG
- a CDS encoding major facilitator superfamily transporter: protein MANTTPRPTHITLPETHLAPVGESALESSSAEPTPADSASSLPHHRVAALQVDQPKHPEFRLVAHLRMNIQVHDDDAAGLLLPNTWGPDGHDGDKPPPIPSALNPSSDATPLPVLSVIVLSIALLGEFLSANVSTPFIINMVKAFFEDNKDKSENSQELDAEAGYWAGILVSVFFITQFLTSLPWATVADKHGRRAVLFISLLGNALTCTMFGLSTNLPQAIVIRLAQGVFNGRAYSILGFSWGLGGVAGAIIGGSLESPAIKWPTFFAEGRFPLLVSYPYLLPCFTASCITGLGAFLCLFLGWDGGPRTGLIRLPDDGEDDKPADEEAHTHSHIEGLSPAGPLQGVARKVSRRFSGYFARRVRENSRNGSPVPLASPSNGDGRSPSIGVGTGSAYGYRSRMNSVAASVRRRRASMASTARARAGDGNQDENIGLAQRLLMANEHNVTNMTDLWVAAAITADNEQVFEDWDSDGAGSDDDARPRISADASPSHLSPGERQPSSSRRPSSSQRSYTRSPSRPGTFASSHMGTSLGARMSSVPARRASSVSSRPAIFANTGLDDHGYAYATSIPMDQASISVATEAGTLAPIMEGRTASSASEPTEQADSTITPLVIVEERPSSAISQLPLVIIFQYGLLALHGTTHDQIFLSYLVSPYKTGGLGLNPGHFAQLVALMCLAQIVFQFYLYPNIGPPLGRFSHLAMFRIGNALYIPAYLTVVLYRHFASPVSGGSLPIMILLSISTAIRYCGNTFAYTSVAVLLNYMSPPHVVSLSNGMAQSVVSLARFIGPVLGGYVSLTFSRIPIPY, encoded by the exons ATGGCGAACACTACGCCTCGCCCCACTCACATAACACTTCCCGAAACTCAT CTCGCACCAGTCGGCGAGTCCGCACTCGAATCGAGTTCGGCTGAGCCCACGCCTGCGGATTCGGCCTCTTCTCTCCCGCATCATCGTGTGGCAGCACTCCAAGTCGACCAGCCCAAGCACCCCGAGTTTCGTTTAGTCGCCCACCTGCGAATGAACATCCAAGTGCAC GATGACGATGCAGCAGGATTGCTTCTCCCCAACACTTGGGGTCCAGATGGTCATGACGGTGATAAGCCGCCACCTATCCCGAGCGCACTTAATCCTTCGTCGGATGCCACTCCGTTGCCAGTATTATCTGTGATCGTACTATCCATAGCACTGTTGGGAGAATTCTTAAGTGCG AATGTGTCCACTCC GTTCATTATCAATATGGTCAAGGCGTTCTTCGAGGACAACAAGGACAAATCCGAGAACTCCCAAGAACTAGACGCCGAAGCAGGATATTGGGCCGGCATTCTCGTCTCAGTATTCTTCATTACTCAATTTCTTACCTCTCTCCCATGGGCTACTGTCGCGGATAAGCACGGTCGGCGTGCCGTACTTTTCATTTCGCTGCTCGGAAATGCATTGACATGTACCATGTTTGGATTGTCCACCAATCTGCCTCAGGCAATCGTCATTCGTCTGGCGCAGGGTGTATTTAACG GTCGTGCATACTCCATCCTAGG CTTCTCTTGGGGGTTGGGAGGTGTAGCTGGGGCCATCATTGGAGGGTCTCTCGAGTCTCCCGCTATTAAATGGCCAACATTCTTTGCCGAGGGCCGCTTTCCCCTTCTTGTTTCTTATCCCTATCTTCTTCCATGTTTCACAGCGAGCTGTATCACTGGATTGGGTGCATTCTTATGCCTCTTCCTTGGCTGGGACGGAGGTCCACGGACGGGACTTATTCGTCTTCCCGATGATGGAGAAGACGACAAGCCCGCCGATGAAGAAGCGCATACACACTCTCACATTGAAGGGCTATCACCGGCGGGCCCGCTTCAGGGCGTCGCTCGTAAAGTCAGTCGACGGTTTTCGGGATATTTTGCGCGCCGTGTACGAGAGAACTCGCGCAACGGCTCGCCCGTTCCATTGGCTTCCCCAAGCAATGGCGATGGACGCTCCCCGTCCATAGGGGTTGGGACAGGCTCAGCATATGGTTACCGTAGCCGAATGAACAGCGTGGCGGCTAGTGTCAGGAGGCGGAGAGCGAGTATGGCAAGCACCGCTAGAGCTCGAGCCGGAGATGGGAACCAAGATGAAAatattgggcttgcccaacGGCTGCTCATGG CAAACGAACATAATgtaacaaacatgaccgacCTTTGGGTCGCCGCAGCCATTACTGCCGATAACGAACAAGTTTTTGAAGACTGGGATTCCGATGGCGCAGGCTCAGATGACGACGCCCGACCTCGGATCAGCGCTGATGCGTCCCCTTCACACCTTTCCCCTGGTGAACGTCAGCCTTCATCTTCACGCCGACCGTCTTCATCTCAGAGGAGCTATACTCGTTCTCCTTCCCGCCCTGGAACATTCGCATCTAGCCACATGGGTACGTCACTTGGGGCTCGAATGTCCTCGGTTCCTGCTAGACGGGCATCTTCTGTCTCGAGTCGCCCTGCGATCTTTGCCAATACTGGACTTGACGATCATGGATACGCGTATGCTACAAGTATTCCTATGGACCAAGCTTCTATTTCTGTCGCCACCGAAGCAGGGACGCTCGCCCCAATCATGGAGGGTCGAACTGCTTCATCTGCTAGCGAGCCTACTGAACAAGCCGATAGTACGATTACTCCCCTTGTGATAGTGGAGGAACGACCTTCCAGTGCAATTAGCCAACTTCCGCTTGTCATAATCTTTCAGTATGGCCTTTTGGCACTGCATGGTACCACGCACGATCAGATCTTCCTGAGCTATCTAGTCTC ACCCTATAAAACTGGAGGACTGGGCCTCAACCCTGGTCACTTTGCGCAGCTTG TGGCGTTAATGTGTCTTGCGCAGATTGTATTCCAATTTTATCTTTATCC GAATATTGG GCCCCCTCTTGGTCGCTTCTCGCACTTGGCAATGTTCCGTATCGGCAACGCACTCTATATTCCTGCCTACCTAACTGTCGTTCTCTACCGTCATTTCGCAAGCCCCGTTAGTGGAGGGAGTTTACCGATCATGATATTATTGTCGATCAGCAC CGCGATTCGATACTGCGGGAATACATTCGCGTACACCAGTGTGGCGGTTCTGCTCAACTATA TGTCCCCGCCTCACGTTGTGAGCTTATCAAACGGGATGGCACAATCGGTCGTTTCGCTCGCTCGATTTATTGGTCCG GTCCTTGGCGGATATGTAAGTCTTACGTTTAGTCGTATCCCTATTCCTTACTAA